One stretch of Paenibacillus sp. AN1007 DNA includes these proteins:
- a CDS encoding fumarylacetoacetate hydrolase family protein, translating into MRIIRFLDGEQKWLAAVTDDEQAYRLPQADFMTLIYQAREQGISPVQLVESAFKPANKLTDDWTSLHFVNPIEAPEVWAAGVTYQRSREARNYEATDGKLDANTFYDKVYDAERPEIFFKSTAARTIGPNEAVTLRSDSTWQIPEPELGLVLAADGSIVGYIAGNDMSCRDIEGENPLYLPQAKIWRNSCSIGPAIRLAETVQNPYDLDIVCEIYRNGELVVKSEASTSELNRKLDELVSFLARDNDLFDGTVLLTGTNIVPPNDFTLNPGDRIEISISGIGTLVNPVIGNE; encoded by the coding sequence ATGCGAATTATTCGATTTCTGGATGGAGAACAGAAGTGGCTGGCAGCCGTTACGGATGATGAACAAGCCTATCGTTTGCCGCAGGCCGATTTCATGACTTTGATCTATCAGGCAAGAGAGCAGGGCATTTCACCAGTCCAGCTTGTTGAAAGCGCTTTTAAGCCAGCAAACAAACTGACGGATGATTGGACATCCCTGCATTTTGTCAATCCAATTGAAGCACCCGAAGTATGGGCAGCCGGTGTGACGTATCAGCGAAGCCGGGAAGCGCGGAATTACGAAGCGACGGATGGCAAGCTGGATGCCAATACGTTCTACGACAAAGTTTACGATGCTGAACGTCCGGAGATTTTTTTCAAATCCACAGCGGCCCGGACCATTGGACCGAATGAAGCGGTTACGCTCCGCAGTGATTCCACTTGGCAGATTCCCGAGCCTGAGCTTGGGCTTGTACTCGCCGCAGATGGCAGTATCGTCGGATATATTGCAGGCAATGACATGAGCTGCCGGGATATTGAAGGGGAGAACCCGCTGTATCTGCCACAGGCCAAAATATGGCGCAATTCCTGCTCCATCGGTCCAGCAATCCGACTGGCGGAAACGGTGCAGAATCCATATGACCTGGATATTGTCTGCGAGATATATCGGAATGGAGAATTGGTTGTCAAAAGTGAGGCCAGCACGAGTGAATTAAACCGGAAGCTGGATGAACTGGTATCCTTTTTAGCAAGAGATAATGATCTGTTCGACGGCACGGTACTCCTGACAGGTACAAATATTGTACCGCCTAATGATTTTACGCTTAACCCAGGTGACCGTATTGAAATATCGATTAGTGGTATCGGCACCCTTGTTAACCCGGTCATTGGAAACGAGTAA
- a CDS encoding YjhG/YagF family D-xylonate dehydratase → MYEQILSIMGEETSNLESEASEREGKSSDLYEITAHAPGVSGRLPLTDDLLRNAPSGDLFGMSQNVGMGWKPGELNGKQYLILSTQGGIRNEDGSPAALGYHTGHWEVGLLMKAAAEELSSRGGIPFAGYVSDPCDGRSQGTTGMFDSLPYRNDAAMVFRRLIRSLPTRKGVLGVATCDKGLPAMMLALAGMPQLPGVIVPGGVTLPPTDGEDAGKIQTIGARYANGELSLEMAADLGCRACATPGGGCQFLGTAATAQVVAEALGMTVPHAALAPSGQPIWMEMARQSARALISMENQGTRMADIITDASIRNAMVVHAAFGGSTNLLLHIPAIAHAAGLTLPNVQDWIQVNKHVPRLVSALPNGPIFYPTIRVFQAGGVPEVMLHLRRLGLLDESVPTVTGTSLGHVLDWWETSERRHVMRKQLQERDGIDPDSVIMSTEQSQRLGISSTVTFPTGNIAPEGSVIKSTSIDPDVLDEHGVYRHRGTAKVFTTEREAIRAIKTGGIAAGDIIVLLGRGPSGTGMEETYQLTSALKHLSFGKYVSLITDARFSGVSTGACIGHVGPEGLAGGPIGKLRNGDLIDIVVDRGTLDGSVNFIGTKGMEVSPEEGALILAQRPFHPDMRPDGALPDDTRLWAALQSVSGGTWRGNVYDVDRIVTALEAGKKALGWH, encoded by the coding sequence ATGTACGAACAAATCCTATCAATTATGGGGGAAGAGACGTCTAATTTGGAGAGTGAGGCGTCTGAACGTGAGGGAAAGTCGTCTGATCTTTACGAGATAACGGCTCATGCTCCAGGGGTATCGGGACGTCTGCCTTTAACGGATGATTTACTGCGTAACGCTCCAAGCGGTGACTTGTTCGGCATGTCCCAGAACGTGGGTATGGGCTGGAAACCTGGAGAATTAAACGGAAAACAGTATCTGATTCTGAGTACACAGGGCGGTATTCGAAATGAGGATGGCAGTCCGGCAGCGCTCGGTTATCACACGGGTCACTGGGAAGTGGGACTGCTGATGAAGGCGGCCGCAGAAGAGCTGTCCAGCCGGGGCGGTATCCCGTTTGCCGGTTATGTCAGTGACCCCTGCGATGGCAGATCCCAAGGAACAACAGGCATGTTCGACTCGCTGCCGTATCGAAATGATGCTGCGATGGTGTTCCGCCGCTTGATTCGATCCCTGCCTACACGAAAAGGTGTGCTCGGCGTTGCCACTTGTGATAAAGGACTGCCCGCAATGATGCTTGCACTTGCAGGTATGCCGCAGCTGCCGGGTGTTATTGTCCCTGGCGGTGTTACTCTTCCACCTACGGATGGGGAGGACGCAGGTAAAATTCAGACCATCGGTGCAAGGTACGCGAATGGAGAGCTTTCGCTTGAAATGGCGGCGGACTTAGGGTGCAGGGCTTGTGCTACACCAGGCGGTGGATGTCAGTTTCTGGGGACTGCGGCAACCGCTCAGGTTGTGGCTGAGGCCTTGGGTATGACAGTACCCCATGCTGCGCTTGCCCCTTCCGGGCAGCCCATCTGGATGGAGATGGCTAGGCAGTCTGCTCGTGCACTGATCAGCATGGAGAACCAGGGAACGAGGATGGCCGACATTATTACCGATGCGTCGATTCGTAATGCCATGGTCGTGCATGCCGCCTTCGGCGGGTCTACCAATCTGCTGCTTCATATCCCCGCGATTGCTCATGCGGCTGGTTTAACACTGCCTAATGTGCAGGACTGGATTCAAGTCAACAAACATGTCCCCAGACTGGTAAGTGCGCTGCCTAACGGCCCCATCTTTTACCCGACCATTCGTGTGTTCCAAGCCGGCGGTGTACCCGAGGTCATGCTTCATCTCAGACGCCTTGGTTTGTTGGATGAATCTGTACCTACCGTAACAGGCACGTCGTTGGGTCATGTACTGGATTGGTGGGAGACATCCGAACGCCGCCATGTAATGAGGAAGCAATTGCAGGAAAGGGACGGGATTGACCCGGACAGCGTTATTATGAGTACAGAGCAGTCGCAGCGTCTGGGGATTTCATCGACGGTGACATTTCCGACAGGAAATATTGCTCCGGAAGGTTCCGTTATCAAGTCCACATCGATCGACCCGGATGTTCTGGATGAGCATGGTGTATACCGTCACCGGGGTACAGCGAAAGTGTTTACTACGGAACGGGAAGCAATCCGTGCGATCAAGACAGGCGGAATTGCGGCGGGGGACATCATCGTGCTGCTTGGGCGCGGGCCTTCAGGAACCGGCATGGAGGAGACTTATCAGCTGACATCTGCACTTAAGCATTTATCGTTTGGCAAATACGTTTCCCTGATCACCGATGCCAGGTTCTCTGGCGTCTCCACAGGAGCTTGTATTGGTCATGTAGGTCCTGAAGGGCTGGCAGGCGGGCCCATTGGTAAACTGAGAAATGGCGACTTAATTGATATTGTTGTGGATCGGGGTACGCTGGATGGCAGTGTTAACTTTATAGGTACGAAAGGAATGGAGGTTTCCCCTGAAGAAGGAGCCCTCATTCTGGCACAAAGGCCGTTTCACCCGGATATGCGGCCAGATGGAGCACTGCCTGATGATACACGCTTATGGGCGGCGCTGCAGTCTGTCAGCGGAGGTACGTGGAGAGGCAATGTGTACGATGTTGACCGGATCGTTACTGCGCTGGAGGCTGGCAAAAAGGCACTGGGATGGCACTGA
- the gucD gene encoding alpha-ketoglutaric semialdehyde dehydrogenase GucD has product MSAFQLEQTYNNFINGEWVKAESGKTEPSLNPANRKEIVGHVPASGVDDLNQAVAAAKTAAKSWRKLTGAERGNYLFQAANVLERRADEVAEAMTREMGKTFPEAKGETMRGVAILRYYAGEGMRKTGDVIPSTDSEALMFTTRVPLGVVGVIAPWNFPVAIPIWKAAPALIYGNTVVLKPAQETAVTAAKVLECFEEAGLPAGVLNLICGKGSVIGSALAEHPDVNGITFTGSNEVGKRVGAAALARGAKYQLEMGGKNPVIIAADADLDLAVEGTISGGLKSTGQKCTATSRVIIERKIYDAFKEKLLSQIQEIRLGDGMSAGSWMGPCASEGQLNTVLHYIQKGQDEGAVLLAGGNKPDTPELADGFYVQPTVFEGVKPHMSIAREEIFGPVLALMPVDSIEEAIALANDSDYGLSASIYTQNVGSMLSFIRDMDAGLVRINAETAGVELQAPFGGMKMSSSHSREQGQAAVEFFTAIKTVFVKS; this is encoded by the coding sequence ATGAGTGCATTTCAGTTAGAGCAGACCTATAACAATTTTATTAACGGTGAATGGGTGAAGGCGGAGTCCGGCAAAACAGAACCCAGCCTCAATCCGGCGAATCGAAAAGAAATCGTGGGGCATGTTCCTGCCTCTGGCGTGGATGACTTGAATCAGGCTGTAGCAGCAGCCAAAACGGCGGCAAAGTCCTGGCGGAAACTAACGGGTGCTGAACGCGGTAACTATCTTTTTCAGGCAGCAAATGTGCTTGAACGCCGAGCTGATGAAGTAGCAGAAGCGATGACAAGAGAGATGGGCAAAACCTTCCCGGAAGCCAAAGGCGAAACGATGCGCGGTGTGGCGATCTTAAGATACTACGCAGGAGAAGGCATGCGCAAAACGGGTGATGTCATTCCGTCTACAGATAGCGAGGCCTTAATGTTCACAACGCGTGTACCGCTTGGTGTTGTAGGTGTGATTGCACCGTGGAATTTCCCGGTAGCTATTCCGATCTGGAAAGCAGCACCTGCGCTGATCTACGGCAACACGGTTGTGCTTAAACCTGCTCAGGAAACAGCGGTTACGGCAGCCAAGGTATTGGAATGTTTTGAAGAAGCAGGTCTCCCGGCGGGAGTTCTTAACCTTATATGTGGTAAAGGGTCGGTCATCGGTTCCGCGCTTGCCGAGCATCCCGATGTGAATGGAATTACGTTTACCGGTTCCAATGAAGTCGGCAAACGGGTCGGAGCTGCAGCACTCGCTCGTGGAGCCAAATACCAGCTTGAAATGGGCGGCAAAAACCCGGTTATCATTGCGGCAGATGCAGACCTGGATCTGGCTGTCGAGGGAACGATTAGCGGTGGTCTGAAATCAACGGGCCAAAAATGTACGGCTACCAGCCGCGTTATTATCGAACGGAAAATATATGACGCATTTAAAGAAAAACTGCTGTCGCAGATTCAGGAAATCCGCTTGGGTGACGGGATGTCTGCTGGGAGCTGGATGGGCCCATGCGCTAGTGAAGGACAACTTAACACCGTGCTGCATTACATTCAAAAAGGTCAGGATGAAGGTGCTGTGCTGCTTGCTGGAGGAAACAAACCGGATACTCCTGAGCTTGCAGACGGATTTTATGTACAGCCAACGGTATTCGAAGGTGTCAAACCTCATATGTCTATTGCCCGGGAAGAAATATTTGGCCCAGTACTGGCACTGATGCCGGTAGATTCTATTGAAGAAGCTATAGCGCTGGCTAATGACAGTGACTACGGATTAAGTGCTTCGATTTATACGCAAAATGTCGGGTCTATGCTCTCGTTTATCCGCGATATGGATGCTGGACTTGTGAGAATTAATGCCGAGACGGCCGGTGTCGAGTTACAGGCTCCGTTTGGCGGAATGAAGATGTCCAGTTCACATTCCAGAGAGCAGGGACAAGCGGCTGTAGAATTTTTCACCGCGATCAAAACAGTCTTTGTCAAGTCTTAA